The following proteins are co-located in the Candidatus Nitrotoga sp. AM1P genome:
- a CDS encoding cytochrome oxidase, protein MRLNNTEFSHLIKFLLISTISFFFGAMHGMLQVIPSIRAWLDSIGSPYGGPGHMIDPLAHAHINLIGGLVILAMGTMYYLLPIISGKAIYSIRLINHSCWWTTIGVFYFYTTQVVFGILEGNLLLANNLQAMAQVHRFYGPIVASSGMIMATGFCIYLANVLFTLKNNEPSP, encoded by the coding sequence GATTTCCACAATTTCTTTTTTTTTCGGTGCAATGCATGGCATGTTGCAAGTAATTCCATCAATACGAGCCTGGCTGGATTCTATCGGCAGTCCTTATGGTGGCCCTGGACACATGATAGATCCCTTGGCACATGCACATATAAACTTAATCGGAGGGCTAGTAATATTGGCAATGGGAACAATGTATTATTTGTTACCCATTATTAGCGGAAAGGCTATTTACTCTATACGTTTAATCAACCATTCATGTTGGTGGACAACGATTGGAGTATTTTATTTTTATACTACGCAGGTGGTATTTGGTATCCTGGAAGGAAATTTATTACTCGCCAATAACCTACAAGCGATGGCACAAGTACACCGCTTTTATGGACCCATCGTGGCCAGCTCAGGAATGATCATGGCAACAGGTTTTTGCATCTATCTTGCTAACGTCTTATTCACACTTAAAAATAACGAACCGAGTCCTTAA